In Desulfosporosinus sp. Sb-LF, one DNA window encodes the following:
- the hisB gene encoding imidazoleglycerol-phosphate dehydratase HisB: MREAYIERKTKETEISVRLNLDGSGESQVETGIGFFDHMLTAFARFAYFDLILRASGDLEVDAHHTIEDCGIVLGQALREACGDKMGIERLGEALLPMDEALVQVALDLSNRAYLIWDVNCPDGMVGEFPVEMAEEFFRALAVQSGLTLHVRQLSGKNRHHILEAAFKGVGRGLGLALRTNTRYSGILSTKGVL, translated from the coding sequence ATGCGTGAAGCTTATATCGAACGCAAAACTAAAGAAACGGAAATCAGCGTCCGCCTGAACCTTGATGGGTCGGGAGAATCCCAAGTGGAGACAGGAATTGGTTTCTTTGATCATATGCTGACGGCATTTGCTCGTTTTGCTTATTTCGATCTGATTCTTCGGGCTAGTGGTGATTTAGAGGTGGATGCTCACCATACGATCGAGGATTGTGGTATTGTCTTGGGGCAAGCTCTTAGGGAAGCTTGTGGCGATAAGATGGGGATCGAACGACTCGGGGAGGCCCTTCTTCCTATGGATGAAGCCCTAGTTCAGGTGGCTTTAGATCTCTCTAATCGTGCCTATCTCATTTGGGATGTAAATTGCCCAGACGGCATGGTCGGCGAGTTTCCAGTTGAGATGGCGGAGGAATTCTTTCGGGCGTTGGCAGTACAAAGCGGACTCACCTTGCATGTCAGACAGCTCTCAGGTAAGAATCGTCATCATATTCTGGAAGCTGCTTTCAAAGGGGTTGGGAGAGGTTTGGGTTTGGCCCTACGCACGAACACTCGATATAGCGGTATTCTCTCCACTAAAGGAGTTTTGTAG
- the hisC gene encoding histidinol-phosphate transaminase translates to MERMSNNPERFVRPEVRKLAPYEAKVVPQCVKLDANENPFPWPKGMYEALFSEELAFNRYPDGMGKDLKKAIATYTKTSPEGILIGNGSDELIQLVLLTFGGLGKSLIIHTPTFVMYQIAARLTDTTVVQVPLSNGLDLDMEKMLKAAQAPEAHVMIVCNPNNPTGSLFPREEILRLVRESGKIVVVDEAYAEFSEETLIPEIERYPNLIILRTFSKAFGMAGLRLGYLLGQLETISLINRVRQPFNVNSLSQKAGILALDYLDEYQLQIQQIKAETQKLQEELATVPDVLVYPTRANFILFKPTNSDSWAAELLKRGFLVRNMGDLPTLGKCLRISAGLPEENEGFMRAIREISAGSRGENHA, encoded by the coding sequence ATGGAAAGAATGTCAAATAATCCTGAGAGGTTCGTTCGACCTGAAGTTCGTAAGCTCGCTCCTTATGAGGCGAAGGTTGTACCCCAGTGTGTTAAACTGGATGCCAATGAAAATCCTTTTCCTTGGCCAAAGGGAATGTATGAAGCGCTGTTTTCTGAGGAACTGGCGTTTAATCGATATCCAGATGGGATGGGCAAGGATCTTAAGAAGGCTATTGCTACTTATACGAAAACATCTCCAGAAGGAATTTTGATAGGCAATGGATCGGATGAACTGATCCAGCTGGTCTTACTCACGTTCGGCGGTTTGGGAAAATCGTTGATTATCCATACTCCAACGTTCGTCATGTATCAGATCGCCGCTCGCCTAACAGATACAACGGTCGTACAAGTTCCGCTCTCGAACGGTTTAGATTTAGACATGGAGAAGATGTTAAAGGCAGCACAAGCTCCAGAGGCTCATGTGATGATTGTTTGTAATCCCAATAACCCCACCGGTTCACTATTCCCCCGAGAAGAAATTCTAAGGCTGGTTCGAGAAAGCGGCAAAATCGTCGTGGTGGATGAGGCGTATGCCGAGTTTTCGGAGGAGACGCTCATTCCTGAAATTGAGAGGTATCCCAACTTGATCATTCTGCGGACCTTTTCTAAGGCCTTTGGAATGGCAGGTCTCCGCTTGGGGTATTTGCTCGGGCAACTAGAGACTATTTCGTTAATCAATCGGGTGCGTCAACCATTTAATGTTAATTCTCTAAGTCAAAAAGCGGGGATATTAGCCCTCGATTACTTAGATGAGTACCAACTGCAAATTCAACAGATCAAGGCAGAAACGCAAAAATTGCAAGAAGAATTAGCGACCGTTCCAGATGTCTTGGTTTATCCGACCCGAGCGAACTTTATTCTCTTTAAACCCACGAACTCGGACAGCTGGGCAGCTGAGTTGTTAAAACGGGGGTTCCTGGTTCGCAATATGGGTGACCTCCCAACTCTGGGGAAATGCCTGCGTATCAGTGCGGGGCTTCCTGAGGAAAATGAAGGGTTTATGCGAGCAATTCGAGAGATTAGTGCAGGTTCGAGAGGAGAAAATCATGCGTGA
- the hisD gene encoding histidinol dehydrogenase, translated as MKVEDLKTIDLNRLTRKSYGDDETLERRVAEILKRIQEDGDEGIFQMTEEFDHVNLRQSGLRVTEEEIQGAYRDVGEDFLEALRTAKRNIFSFHEKQKRTSWLEPNLDGSMLGQLLLPLKRVGIYVPGGTASYPSSVLMNALPAVVAGVDEIVMVSPPRADGTLLPEVLVAAAEAGVTEVYKVGGAQAIAALAYGTEMISPVDKITGPGNIYVTLAKKQVFGTVDIDMLAGPSEILILVDESGSPEELAADLLSQAEHDRLASAILVSPSRRLLEETISEVERQLEELPRAEIARASWETYGAAILVADLQEGMDLANKIAPEHFELVVQDPYSWLGKVRNVGAVFLGRYSPEPVGDYFAGPNHVLPTGGTARFYSPLNVDTFMKKVSVIGYSEAALKRDAKQIALLARSEGLEAHARAVEVRFK; from the coding sequence GTGAAGGTAGAGGACTTAAAGACGATTGATTTAAATCGCCTCACACGGAAATCGTATGGAGACGATGAAACATTAGAGCGGCGTGTTGCTGAGATTCTCAAACGGATCCAGGAGGATGGGGATGAGGGGATCTTTCAGATGACCGAGGAATTTGATCATGTTAACCTGCGTCAGAGCGGATTGAGGGTCACCGAGGAAGAAATTCAAGGAGCCTATCGAGACGTGGGTGAGGATTTCTTGGAGGCTTTACGGACTGCTAAAAGAAATATTTTCAGCTTTCACGAGAAGCAGAAGCGAACTTCTTGGTTGGAACCTAATTTGGACGGGAGTATGCTTGGGCAACTCTTACTTCCGCTCAAACGTGTGGGAATTTATGTTCCTGGAGGAACGGCTTCCTATCCATCGTCTGTTTTGATGAACGCTTTACCCGCGGTTGTGGCAGGGGTTGACGAAATTGTGATGGTCAGCCCGCCGAGGGCGGACGGCACGCTTCTTCCAGAGGTTTTGGTGGCGGCAGCCGAGGCAGGTGTGACCGAAGTGTACAAGGTTGGAGGGGCTCAGGCAATAGCTGCGTTGGCCTATGGGACGGAGATGATTTCCCCCGTGGACAAAATCACCGGACCAGGGAATATTTATGTGACTTTAGCCAAAAAACAGGTTTTTGGAACGGTGGATATAGATATGCTTGCTGGGCCAAGTGAGATCTTGATCTTAGTAGATGAGAGTGGAAGTCCAGAAGAATTAGCTGCGGATTTGCTTTCTCAAGCTGAGCATGATCGTTTGGCTTCGGCTATTTTAGTCTCTCCCTCTCGTCGACTTCTTGAAGAGACTATCTCTGAAGTGGAGCGGCAGCTCGAAGAATTACCCCGTGCCGAAATTGCCAGAGCTTCCTGGGAAACGTATGGTGCGGCGATTTTGGTGGCGGATCTCCAGGAAGGGATGGACTTGGCGAACAAAATTGCTCCAGAACATTTCGAGCTGGTTGTTCAGGATCCCTACTCTTGGTTAGGAAAAGTTCGAAATGTTGGTGCGGTTTTTCTGGGACGGTATTCACCCGAACCAGTCGGGGATTACTTTGCTGGGCCGAATCACGTTTTGCCAACCGGTGGGACGGCGCGGTTTTATTCACCGCTTAATGTCGATACGTTCATGAAAAAAGTTAGTGTAATCGGGTATTCGGAAGCAGCTCTAAAACGAGATGCCAAGCAGATCGCTTTACTTGCCCGTAGTGAAGGGCTGGAAGCTCATGCGAGGGCTGTAGAAGTTCGGTTTAAGTAG
- the hisG gene encoding ATP phosphoribosyltransferase produces MERDFLTIALPKGKLLIDSIQLLSRIGIECSHVDEDSRKLFFDLPDSKVKLIICRPTDIPTYVEYGAADLGFVGKDTLLEENKDVAELLDLKFGYCRFVVAMPEASVPPKLPSGEYDLNGLNHQRVATKFPRVTETFFSGLGMQVNPIKLHGNMELAPCVDLAEMIVDIVSTGKTLRENHLVEVAPILEATTRLIANRVAYRMKYERIRDLVESLREEFKENLSV; encoded by the coding sequence ATGGAACGGGATTTTTTAACGATTGCGTTGCCCAAAGGAAAGTTGTTGATTGACTCTATCCAATTGTTGAGCCGTATTGGAATTGAATGTAGTCATGTGGATGAAGATTCGAGAAAGCTCTTCTTCGATCTTCCAGATAGTAAGGTTAAACTGATTATATGCCGTCCTACGGATATCCCGACGTACGTTGAGTATGGAGCAGCAGATCTTGGGTTTGTTGGTAAGGACACCTTGCTGGAAGAAAATAAGGATGTGGCCGAATTACTCGATCTCAAATTCGGCTATTGTCGCTTTGTGGTTGCTATGCCTGAAGCGAGTGTACCTCCCAAGCTACCGAGTGGAGAGTATGATTTAAACGGATTGAACCATCAACGGGTAGCCACGAAGTTTCCTCGTGTAACGGAAACCTTTTTCAGCGGGTTAGGCATGCAGGTAAATCCAATTAAACTTCACGGTAATATGGAGCTTGCTCCGTGCGTCGATCTGGCAGAAATGATTGTCGATATTGTTTCCACTGGAAAAACACTCAGGGAAAATCATTTAGTTGAGGTCGCGCCGATTTTGGAAGCGACCACGCGCTTGATCGCTAACCGTGTGGCCTACCGCATGAAATATGAGCGAATTCGGGATTTAGTCGAGAGTTTGAGGGAAGAATTTAAAGAGAATTTATCTGTTTAA
- a CDS encoding type I restriction-modification system subunit M N-terminal domain-containing protein has product MSEKLSLAQLESFLDETCDSLRGNREAAEFKEYVISILYLKRLNDRFKLEREARRNKLTTKGLSQSQIEEELEKREFYRFFVPKMARWDRVKQEEEDLGSYLMKAFAEIDDINRGCLGVLRTIDFNKTTENGNKYISNADLVGLIQDFESLKLSDDNLDF; this is encoded by the coding sequence ATGAGTGAAAAACTATCCCTAGCTCAGCTTGAGAGTTTCCTTGATGAAACCTGTGATTCTTTGCGTGGTAACAGGGAAGCTGCGGAATTTAAGGAATATGTTATTTCAATTCTTTATTTAAAGCGTTTAAATGACAGGTTTAAGCTCGAACGTGAGGCTAGGCGTAATAAGCTCACGACCAAGGGTTTATCTCAGAGTCAAATAGAAGAGGAATTAGAAAAGAGAGAGTTTTATCGATTCTTTGTACCTAAAATGGCCCGCTGGGATAGAGTCAAACAAGAAGAGGAAGACTTGGGATCATACCTAATGAAGGCCTTTGCGGAGATTGACGATATTAATCGGGGTTGCCTAGGGGTACTAAGAACCATCGACTTTAATAAGACTACTGAAAATGGAAATAAGTATATATCGAATGCTGATCTAGTTGGGTTGATACAGGATTTTGAAAGTTTAAAGTTGTCGGATGATAACTTGGATTTTTGA
- a CDS encoding 6-phosphofructokinase produces the protein MRKLAVLTGGGDCPGLNAVIRAVAKSAHQYGIEVLGIRDGFRGAVEGDFLSLGLRDVSGILPRGGTILGTTNRDNPFAYVTKLNGVTQTIDRSDDVIRNLKERGVDALLAIGGDGSLKIALEFVNKGLSVIGIPKTIDNDLMATDQTFGFQTAVDTAQEALDRLHTTAESHHRVMILEVMGRYAGWIALYAGVAGGADAILIPEISYNINRVALSIQQRAKQGKKFSIIVVAEGAKPLGGEMVVERVVSERCDPLKLGGIGTKLANDLEEHYGMETRVTVLGHLQRGGSPNAYDRVLSTRYGTAAVDAALEEEFGVMVALRGRDIVRVPIHEAVDKLKQVPLTDPLLLAARTLGIEMGD, from the coding sequence ATGCGTAAACTTGCGGTTCTTACGGGTGGTGGGGATTGCCCTGGGCTTAATGCGGTGATTCGAGCGGTTGCAAAAAGTGCGCACCAATATGGTATTGAGGTGCTCGGAATTCGAGATGGTTTTCGTGGTGCGGTAGAAGGGGATTTCTTGTCTCTTGGTTTGAGGGATGTTTCGGGTATTTTACCTCGGGGTGGGACGATTCTGGGAACAACGAATCGTGATAATCCGTTTGCTTATGTGACGAAACTCAATGGAGTCACTCAAACAATCGACCGTTCTGATGATGTTATACGAAATTTAAAAGAGCGCGGTGTGGATGCCTTGTTAGCAATTGGCGGGGACGGGAGTTTGAAAATCGCCCTTGAGTTCGTGAACAAGGGGCTTTCTGTAATCGGAATTCCGAAAACGATCGATAATGATTTGATGGCTACTGATCAAACCTTCGGTTTTCAAACAGCGGTAGATACAGCTCAGGAAGCCTTGGATCGTTTACATACAACCGCAGAATCCCATCATAGGGTCATGATTCTAGAGGTAATGGGGCGCTATGCCGGATGGATAGCTTTGTATGCAGGTGTCGCTGGTGGTGCAGATGCTATCTTGATTCCGGAAATATCTTATAATATAAATCGGGTCGCTTTATCTATCCAGCAACGGGCAAAGCAAGGAAAGAAATTTAGTATTATTGTTGTAGCTGAAGGCGCTAAGCCTTTGGGTGGCGAGATGGTGGTTGAACGTGTGGTTTCTGAGCGATGCGACCCCCTCAAATTAGGAGGTATTGGTACTAAATTAGCTAACGATCTTGAAGAACACTATGGCATGGAAACACGAGTGACGGTGCTCGGACATCTTCAACGTGGAGGTTCCCCTAATGCGTACGATCGGGTGCTTTCTACTCGTTATGGTACAGCTGCGGTGGATGCTGCACTTGAGGAGGAATTTGGAGTTATGGTAGCTCTTCGGGGTAGGGATATAGTGCGGGTACCCATACATGAAGCGGTCGATAAGCTTAAACAAGTGCCTTTAACAGATCCCTTACTGTTAGCAGCACGCACTCTTGGAATTGAAATGGGAGATTGA
- the hisZ gene encoding ATP phosphoribosyltransferase regulatory subunit gives MLRTNLGQRIPEGMRDLLPEEIAVQERLEEEILTLFRQWSYQKVLTPTLEFTACVQPDVEQVDSLYKFFDREGRILALRPELTIPIARLVSTRMRGGDFPIRLCYGADVYRNTSVRHREFRQVGVELVGSDQELADAEVIALAVEAIAGLGLKNYQFNLGHMGIFSGLMLEAGVDEGIRAELEDALARKDMVGVESWVRQSGLNERVQELLLRLPHFHGGEEILDEVLEWSERPAIREAVERLRRIYGHLKEFGVQENVSLDLGILRGFSYYTGAVFEGYVHGMGFPVVEGGRYDALYADFGVPQPATGFAIHLGNLLELFPLPAVKGADVLVYGSNDEQIIRRCQALRAEGKRVEMALGTIGNDEAQKIASRKNIGQCDYVG, from the coding sequence GTGCTAAGAACGAATTTAGGACAACGTATTCCTGAGGGCATGCGTGATTTACTACCTGAGGAAATCGCTGTGCAAGAACGTTTAGAAGAAGAAATTCTTACGCTTTTTCGGCAGTGGTCTTATCAGAAGGTGTTGACTCCTACCCTTGAATTTACTGCCTGTGTCCAACCTGATGTTGAGCAAGTGGATTCGTTATATAAGTTCTTTGACCGTGAAGGGCGTATTTTAGCGTTGCGCCCAGAGCTGACCATCCCGATCGCGAGACTTGTCAGCACCCGAATGCGAGGCGGAGATTTTCCAATACGTCTATGCTATGGTGCTGATGTCTATCGAAATACCTCAGTTAGACATCGGGAGTTTCGCCAAGTCGGCGTAGAACTCGTCGGTTCCGACCAAGAACTAGCTGATGCAGAGGTGATCGCTCTCGCTGTAGAGGCGATTGCAGGTTTGGGTTTGAAAAACTATCAATTTAATCTCGGTCATATGGGGATCTTTTCGGGACTCATGCTGGAAGCAGGGGTCGATGAGGGGATACGAGCCGAGCTGGAAGATGCGTTGGCTCGTAAAGACATGGTTGGTGTGGAAAGTTGGGTAAGGCAAAGCGGGTTAAATGAACGAGTTCAGGAGCTATTGCTTCGTTTACCCCATTTTCACGGAGGAGAAGAAATCCTAGACGAAGTTCTCGAGTGGAGTGAGAGACCTGCTATTCGGGAAGCAGTCGAACGTTTAAGACGGATTTATGGGCATTTGAAAGAGTTTGGAGTTCAAGAGAATGTGTCTCTTGATTTAGGAATTCTGCGTGGTTTTTCCTATTATACTGGGGCGGTTTTTGAAGGGTATGTTCATGGAATGGGTTTCCCAGTGGTCGAGGGAGGGCGCTATGATGCATTATACGCCGATTTTGGCGTTCCGCAGCCGGCAACCGGGTTCGCAATACACCTTGGAAATCTTTTAGAACTTTTCCCACTTCCAGCCGTGAAGGGGGCTGATGTCTTGGTCTATGGTTCTAATGATGAGCAGATCATTCGCCGCTGTCAGGCCTTAAGGGCTGAGGGAAAACGGGTTGAAATGGCCTTAGGAACAATCGGAAACGATGAAGCCCAGAAAATAGCATCGCGGAAGAATATTGGTCAGTGTGATTATGTCGGGTAG
- a CDS encoding YerC/YecD family TrpR-related protein: protein MSSDERLQNPLTDALCEAVLLLKSKEECYRFFEDIATVAEIKALAQRLEVAKMLQRNETYTAIGEVTGVSTATISRVKRCLNFGADGYQLILRRLQEQRIEEN from the coding sequence ATGTCTAGCGATGAGCGTCTACAGAATCCGTTAACGGATGCCTTATGCGAAGCCGTTTTATTGCTTAAAAGCAAAGAAGAGTGTTATCGGTTCTTTGAAGATATAGCAACGGTCGCAGAAATAAAGGCTTTGGCCCAGCGGCTAGAAGTTGCCAAGATGCTCCAAAGGAATGAGACTTATACGGCGATTGGGGAAGTAACAGGAGTAAGTACAGCTACGATTAGCCGTGTGAAGCGTTGTTTGAATTTTGGAGCCGACGGATATCAATTAATTTTACGACGTTTACAAGAACAAAGAATTGAAGAAAACTGA
- a CDS encoding methionine ABC transporter ATP-binding protein yields MIQIKQLMKTYSSRAGTVIALDNVSLHIPQGAIYGIIGLSGAGKSTLVRCLNLLEKPTSGQIVVAGQDLTKLSGKSLRQARQNIGMIFQHFYLLQSRTVAENIAFPLEIAKLPKKEITARVEELLRLVGLEEKATAYPAQLSGGQKQRVGIARALATKPKVLLCDEATSALDPQTTLSILNLLRDINQKLSLTIVMITHEMKVVKEICSDVAVIHAAQIVEYGPVESVFIQPQSDIAREFIATVFPNELPADLLRDFSTHQDSEIIRIQFLGSRASDPIITDLLRTCDVRANILYGSIDHLRSTLFGTLTLELQGNPEQLGQAHQYLASRELKVEVIQRAL; encoded by the coding sequence TTGATCCAGATTAAACAACTCATGAAAACTTACTCATCCCGTGCAGGAACGGTTATCGCCCTTGACAATGTTTCCCTACACATACCACAAGGTGCCATCTACGGCATTATTGGACTAAGTGGTGCCGGAAAGAGTACACTTGTGCGCTGCTTGAACCTACTTGAAAAACCCACGAGCGGTCAAATCGTCGTTGCTGGCCAAGACCTGACTAAACTTTCCGGTAAGTCACTCCGTCAAGCTCGTCAGAATATTGGGATGATATTCCAACACTTTTATCTCCTTCAATCAAGGACTGTAGCAGAAAATATTGCCTTTCCTTTGGAAATAGCCAAACTACCCAAGAAGGAAATCACAGCGCGTGTCGAGGAATTACTCCGCCTTGTCGGCCTCGAAGAGAAAGCTACTGCTTATCCTGCTCAATTAAGTGGTGGACAGAAACAGCGGGTGGGCATTGCCCGGGCGCTTGCCACAAAGCCTAAAGTCCTCTTGTGCGATGAAGCGACATCTGCTCTTGACCCACAGACCACCCTTTCTATTCTAAACCTTCTTCGCGATATTAACCAAAAGCTAAGCTTGACCATTGTTATGATCACTCATGAAATGAAAGTGGTCAAAGAAATATGTAGTGACGTTGCAGTAATTCATGCAGCTCAAATCGTTGAATACGGCCCGGTCGAGTCTGTCTTCATACAACCTCAGTCTGATATCGCTCGAGAATTTATTGCAACCGTTTTCCCAAATGAACTTCCGGCAGACCTTCTAAGAGACTTTTCAACCCACCAAGACTCTGAAATCATCCGGATTCAATTCCTCGGGTCACGAGCCTCAGATCCGATTATCACCGATTTACTGCGAACCTGCGACGTAAGAGCGAATATTCTTTATGGAAGTATTGACCATTTGAGATCCACACTTTTTGGCACCCTAACCTTAGAACTACAAGGAAACCCCGAACAGCTTGGACAAGCACATCAATACTTAGCATCTCGCGAATTAAAAGTGGAGGTGATCCAACGTGCCCTTTGA
- a CDS encoding methionine ABC transporter permease: MLLQASFWSDLSQLVSPAVAETLYMVIVSTILAYIIGLPLGVILVVTSTGHIAPNPWVERILGTAINILRSAPFIILLVAFIPLTRSLVGTSIGTTAAIVPLVISAAPFVARVVESSLKEVPYGVIEAALSMGASPLQIIQKVLLPEAKASLILGITITTISVIGYTAMAGAVGGGGLGDLAIQYGYNRFRTDIMIVTVIILVVIVQSLQSLGNALARKLSHY, encoded by the coding sequence ATGCTTCTCCAAGCCTCTTTTTGGAGTGATTTATCCCAACTCGTTTCTCCTGCGGTCGCTGAAACCCTCTACATGGTCATTGTTTCAACGATACTCGCCTACATTATAGGACTCCCTTTAGGTGTCATCTTGGTTGTTACCTCTACCGGCCATATAGCACCCAACCCTTGGGTAGAACGGATCTTAGGAACCGCTATTAATATATTACGTTCCGCTCCATTCATCATCTTGTTAGTGGCCTTCATCCCATTGACTCGATCTCTCGTCGGCACGTCTATTGGCACCACTGCAGCCATTGTCCCTCTCGTCATCTCAGCGGCCCCTTTCGTGGCACGTGTAGTAGAAAGTTCCCTCAAAGAAGTCCCCTATGGCGTGATCGAGGCTGCCTTATCCATGGGAGCATCACCCCTACAAATTATCCAAAAGGTCCTTCTCCCTGAAGCAAAAGCTTCCTTGATCTTAGGCATTACCATCACGACGATTAGTGTCATCGGTTATACTGCCATGGCTGGTGCCGTTGGTGGGGGAGGGTTAGGAGACCTTGCCATTCAATACGGCTACAACCGTTTCCGGACCGATATTATGATTGTGACCGTCATCATTCTGGTCGTGATCGTTCAGAGCTTACAATCTCTGGGTAATGCGCTCGCACGTAAGCTTTCTCATTATTAA
- a CDS encoding MetQ/NlpA family ABC transporter substrate-binding protein, with protein MFKFKTHRYFALSLVILASLSLGLTGCGSTSNTSKATSDTTAKTVLKVGATPVPHAEILEYIKPALAKEGIDLKIVSYTDYVRPNLDLDTGDIDANFFQHTPYLDSFNKDHNLKLASIAKVHIEPMGVYSKKITKLDDLKTGDTLAVPNDPSNNGRALALLAKAGLIQLKDGVGIKGTVNDITGNPKQLKITPIDAPQLPRVIQDPKIAGAVINTNYALEGGLNPLKDSLFTEDKDSPYANILVVKDSKINDPALQKLAKALTSPEVKKFIEDKYKGSIVAAF; from the coding sequence ATGTTCAAATTCAAAACCCATCGTTATTTCGCATTATCACTCGTCATCTTGGCTTCTCTCTCTCTCGGCCTTACCGGATGCGGCAGTACGTCAAACACCTCAAAAGCTACATCAGATACAACTGCTAAAACCGTCCTTAAAGTGGGCGCTACCCCAGTTCCTCATGCGGAAATTTTAGAATACATTAAACCAGCCTTGGCTAAAGAAGGCATTGACCTAAAAATCGTGAGCTACACCGATTATGTTCGTCCTAACTTAGACTTGGATACAGGAGATATCGATGCCAACTTCTTCCAGCATACACCTTACCTTGATTCTTTCAACAAAGATCATAACCTAAAGCTTGCCTCGATTGCCAAAGTCCACATCGAGCCAATGGGTGTCTACTCTAAGAAAATCACTAAACTAGACGACTTAAAAACTGGAGATACTCTTGCTGTTCCCAATGATCCTTCCAATAACGGTCGTGCCTTAGCCTTACTAGCCAAAGCCGGTCTCATCCAATTGAAAGACGGAGTAGGGATCAAAGGAACCGTTAATGATATCACAGGAAACCCTAAGCAACTCAAAATCACCCCGATCGATGCCCCTCAGCTTCCTCGCGTAATCCAAGATCCCAAAATTGCAGGTGCAGTGATCAACACAAACTACGCTCTGGAAGGTGGACTCAATCCACTCAAGGATTCCCTCTTTACTGAAGACAAAGACTCACCTTATGCAAATATATTAGTCGTCAAAGACAGCAAAATAAATGACCCAGCTTTACAAAAGTTAGCGAAAGCCTTAACCTCTCCTGAGGTTAAGAAATTCATTGAAGACAAATACAAAGGGTCAATCGTTGCTGCATTCTAG